In a single window of the Pseudohongiella acticola genome:
- the hemA gene encoding glutamyl-tRNA reductase: MALVLLGINHNTANVSLREQVAFPPEKMADAMQRVTALEHVREAVIVSTCNRTELYVDIDLGGPVADAALMASDSNQVVGDAGVDPARLVLEQQKLLLWLSHYHGVDAADLSACSYFHWRDDVIRHLMRVACGLDSMVLGEPQILGQIKSAYAVAKELGVAKAELSRAFQEAFSIAKEVRTDTAIGENPVSVAYAAVTLAEQIFSDLGSLHALLIGAGHTIELVARHLTDRGVRSIVVANRTLQNAVKLGDKFGARGVLLSDIPDELEQADIVVSSTNSQLPLLGKGAVERAIKKRRHKPMLLVDLAVPRDIEPEVGQISDAYLYSVDDIRDVIEDNVKSRALAAEQASAIIERGVDEYLRQLRALSAVATLRAFREKADQTRQLELEKALKALEKGMPAEQVLEALARSITNKLIHSPSVQMKKASAEGREDLVRLTQELYELGE; the protein is encoded by the coding sequence ATGGCGCTGGTTCTGCTCGGCATCAATCACAATACCGCCAATGTTTCCTTACGGGAGCAGGTTGCGTTTCCGCCGGAAAAAATGGCCGATGCGATGCAGCGCGTGACTGCCCTGGAGCATGTCCGGGAAGCGGTGATTGTTTCCACCTGCAACCGTACTGAGTTGTACGTTGATATCGACCTGGGTGGACCTGTGGCGGACGCTGCGCTGATGGCAAGCGACAGCAATCAGGTTGTTGGCGATGCCGGTGTCGACCCGGCGCGTCTGGTGCTTGAGCAGCAAAAACTGTTGCTCTGGCTGAGTCATTATCACGGTGTTGACGCTGCTGACTTGAGTGCCTGCAGTTATTTTCACTGGCGCGATGATGTCATTCGCCATCTGATGCGTGTTGCCTGCGGACTGGATTCGATGGTGCTGGGTGAGCCGCAGATTCTGGGTCAGATCAAATCCGCCTATGCCGTTGCCAAAGAGCTGGGCGTCGCCAAAGCTGAGCTGTCGCGAGCGTTCCAGGAAGCTTTCTCCATTGCCAAAGAGGTACGCACCGATACTGCGATCGGCGAAAACCCGGTATCAGTGGCATATGCCGCGGTCACGCTGGCGGAGCAGATATTCTCGGACCTGGGCAGTCTGCACGCGCTGCTGATTGGCGCCGGCCACACCATCGAACTGGTCGCCCGGCACCTGACCGACCGGGGCGTGCGCAGTATCGTCGTGGCCAATCGTACCCTGCAGAACGCGGTCAAGCTGGGTGACAAGTTTGGCGCGCGCGGAGTGTTGTTGTCGGATATACCGGATGAGCTTGAACAGGCCGATATTGTGGTGTCCTCGACCAACAGTCAGTTACCACTGCTGGGCAAGGGCGCGGTTGAGCGTGCCATCAAAAAACGTCGCCACAAACCCATGTTATTGGTGGACCTGGCGGTGCCGCGGGATATCGAGCCGGAAGTCGGCCAGATCAGTGATGCCTATCTGTACAGTGTCGATGATATCCGTGATGTGATTGAGGACAATGTCAAAAGCCGCGCGCTGGCCGCCGAGCAGGCAAGTGCCATTATCGAGCGCGGCGTCGATGAGTATCTGCGTCAATTGCGCGCGCTGAGCGCGGTGGCGACGCTGCGCGCATTTCGCGAGAAGGCGGACCAAACGCGTCAGCTGGAACTGGAGAAAGCGCTAAAGGCGCTGGAAAAGGGCATGCCGGCAGAGCAGGTGTTGGAAGCACTGGCGCGCAGTATCACCAATAAGCTGATTCATTCACCCAGTGTGCAAATGAAGAAGGCCAGTGCCGAGGGCCGTGAAGATCTGGTTCGCCTGACGCAGGAACTGTATGAGTTGGGTGAATAA
- the gatA gene encoding Asp-tRNA(Asn)/Glu-tRNA(Gln) amidotransferase subunit GatA, translating to MLSKTVAELATALAKKEVSSVELTQAYLDRIAQLNPALNAYVTTTPELALSQAAAADAQRAAGNATPFTGIPVAHKDIFCTRDVLTACGSRMLANFTSPYDACVVERLQSAGAVMLGKTNMDEFAMGSSNETSYFGAVHNPWDQDRVPGGSSGGSAAAVAADLCAIATGTDTGGSIRQPASFCGITGLKPTYGRVSRWGMIAFASSLDQAGPLSKSAEDAALMMNVIAGADARDSTCLDIPAEDFSAQLNQPLTGLRIGLPREHFSDGLSSQVQEILQLAIKTLESLGATVKTVELPNNHLSVPAYYVIAPAEASANLSRFDGARFGYRCENPVNLEDMYKRSRGEGFGDEVKRRIMVGTYALSAGYYDAYYKQAQKIRRLIKQDFDTAFKDVDLILGPTSPHTAFKLGEKNSDPVTMYLEDIYTIAVNLAGLPGISLPAGMLGGLPIGMQLVGPALSESRLLNVAHQFQLNTDWHTQRPEV from the coding sequence ATGTTAAGCAAAACCGTTGCTGAACTGGCCACCGCACTGGCCAAAAAGGAAGTGTCCAGTGTAGAACTGACACAGGCCTACCTGGATCGTATCGCACAACTGAACCCGGCACTGAATGCCTACGTGACGACAACGCCGGAACTGGCACTCAGCCAGGCGGCTGCGGCCGATGCCCAACGTGCCGCTGGCAATGCCACACCATTTACCGGCATTCCTGTCGCCCACAAGGACATCTTCTGCACGCGCGACGTACTGACCGCCTGCGGCTCACGCATGCTCGCCAACTTCACCTCTCCCTACGATGCCTGTGTTGTCGAACGCCTGCAGAGCGCCGGCGCGGTAATGCTCGGGAAAACCAACATGGATGAGTTCGCCATGGGGTCATCCAACGAAACCAGTTATTTTGGTGCGGTTCACAACCCCTGGGACCAGGACCGCGTGCCAGGCGGCTCTTCCGGCGGCTCTGCTGCAGCCGTTGCCGCCGACCTCTGTGCCATCGCCACCGGCACCGACACCGGCGGATCAATTCGCCAGCCCGCGTCCTTCTGCGGCATCACCGGCCTGAAGCCAACCTATGGCCGTGTTTCTCGCTGGGGCATGATCGCGTTTGCCTCCAGCCTGGATCAGGCTGGCCCACTCAGCAAGAGCGCCGAGGATGCCGCCCTGATGATGAACGTCATCGCTGGCGCCGATGCCCGAGACTCGACCTGCCTGGATATCCCGGCAGAAGATTTCAGCGCGCAATTGAACCAGCCACTGACCGGTCTGCGCATAGGTCTGCCGCGAGAACATTTCAGCGACGGCCTCAGTTCGCAGGTACAGGAAATTCTGCAACTGGCCATCAAGACACTGGAAAGCCTGGGCGCTACCGTCAAGACAGTGGAGTTGCCTAACAACCATCTGTCGGTGCCTGCCTACTACGTTATTGCACCCGCGGAGGCTTCAGCCAATCTGTCGCGTTTCGACGGCGCCCGCTTCGGCTACCGCTGCGAGAACCCGGTTAACCTGGAAGACATGTACAAGCGCAGTCGTGGTGAAGGTTTCGGCGACGAAGTCAAACGTCGCATCATGGTTGGCACCTACGCTCTGTCCGCCGGCTATTATGATGCCTACTACAAACAGGCGCAGAAAATTCGCCGCCTGATCAAGCAGGATTTTGACACAGCGTTCAAGGACGTTGATCTGATTCTCGGCCCAACCTCGCCGCACACTGCATTCAAACTCGGCGAGAAGAACAGCGACCCGGTCACCATGTATCTGGAAGACATCTACACCATCGCCGTTAATCTGGCGGGCCTGCCCGGTATTTCACTGCCCGCGGGCATGCTGGGTGGTCTGCCCATTGGCATGCAACTGGTGGGACCGGCGTTGTCCGAGTCACGTCTGCTTAATGTGGCACATCAGTTCCAGTTAAACACTGACTGGCACACACAAAGACCGGAGGTATAA
- a CDS encoding HesA/MoeB/ThiF family protein yields MRDEQLLRYSRQIMLPAFDVEGQTRLLNATVLVVGVGGLGSPVAMYLAAAGVGHLILVDDDVVEISNLQRQVAHRESALGGSKVESARQTLLALNSDVKITTVNERVDRTLLEKLIGRPVDLVVDACDNFSTRFAINAVCVKHKVALVSGAAIRLEGQVAVFDSRQPDSPCYQCLYQDGDDEQMSCARNGVLAPVVGVIGSMQALEAIKVLSGMGKSLCGRLLLFDAMSSTWRELRLPRDPACKVCGAGAS; encoded by the coding sequence ATGCGTGATGAGCAGTTATTGCGCTATAGTCGACAGATTATGTTGCCCGCTTTTGATGTAGAGGGGCAGACCCGGTTGCTGAACGCGACGGTACTGGTGGTTGGCGTGGGTGGGCTTGGCAGCCCGGTGGCCATGTATCTGGCCGCGGCGGGTGTCGGGCATCTGATTCTTGTTGACGACGATGTCGTGGAGATCAGCAATCTGCAGCGACAGGTGGCGCACCGAGAGAGTGCGCTTGGTGGCAGTAAAGTTGAGTCCGCCCGCCAGACACTGCTGGCATTGAATTCGGATGTTAAGATAACGACAGTTAATGAGCGCGTCGACAGAACGTTACTGGAAAAACTGATCGGGCGACCGGTCGACCTGGTTGTTGATGCCTGCGACAATTTTAGTACACGTTTTGCCATCAACGCGGTCTGTGTAAAGCACAAGGTGGCGCTGGTTTCCGGGGCTGCGATCCGTCTGGAAGGTCAGGTGGCGGTGTTTGACAGTCGTCAGCCTGACAGTCCGTGTTATCAGTGTCTGTATCAGGACGGCGACGATGAGCAGATGAGCTGTGCCCGTAATGGTGTGCTGGCGCCTGTGGTTGGCGTCATCGGCAGTATGCAGGCACTGGAGGCGATCAAGGTTTTATCCGGCATGGGCAAGAGCCTGTGTGGGCGTTTGTTATTGTTTGATGCCATGAGTTCCACTTGGCGAGAATTGCGTTTGCCGCGTGACCCTGCATGTAAAGTATGTGGGGCGGGCGCTTCCTGA
- the prfA gene encoding peptide chain release factor 1: MKASIYQKLEHLAERCQELQALLSDAETIADQDRFRALSREFADIEPVVREFETYLEAQTGLVQAQEMQRDADPDIREMADEECKQLRQAIETLELSLQKLLLPKDEKDSMNVFLEIRAGTGGDEAALFAGDLHRMYARYAELKGWQMEIISQRAGEHGGFKEVICRIEGRQVYGQLKFESGAHRVQRVPETETQGRIHTSACTVAILPAADELEEIELNKGDLRIDTFRASGAGGQHVNKTDSAIRITHLPTGMVVECQDERSQHKNRARAMSLLSARLNDMAQQAADKQQSDARRLLVGSGDRSERIRTYNFPQGRVTDHRINLTLYKLAEVVEGQLDVVIQPLVHEYQADLLAELAA, encoded by the coding sequence ATGAAAGCATCAATCTATCAAAAACTGGAACACCTGGCCGAACGCTGCCAGGAGCTGCAGGCCCTGCTCAGTGACGCCGAAACCATCGCCGACCAGGATCGCTTTCGTGCCCTGTCGCGTGAATTTGCCGACATCGAACCAGTCGTGCGTGAGTTTGAAACCTACCTTGAAGCGCAGACCGGGCTTGTGCAGGCGCAGGAAATGCAGCGTGACGCAGACCCCGATATTCGCGAGATGGCCGACGAAGAATGTAAACAGTTGCGCCAGGCTATTGAAACACTGGAGCTGAGCCTGCAGAAACTGCTGCTGCCCAAGGACGAAAAAGACAGCATGAATGTGTTTCTGGAGATTCGTGCTGGCACTGGCGGCGATGAGGCTGCGCTGTTCGCAGGTGACCTGCACCGGATGTATGCACGTTATGCCGAACTCAAGGGCTGGCAGATGGAAATCATCAGCCAGCGCGCTGGCGAACATGGCGGTTTCAAGGAAGTTATCTGCCGCATTGAAGGCAGGCAGGTCTACGGTCAGCTGAAATTTGAGTCAGGCGCACACCGGGTTCAGCGTGTGCCCGAGACAGAAACTCAGGGGCGTATTCATACCTCTGCCTGTACCGTGGCGATTCTGCCGGCGGCCGATGAGCTGGAAGAGATTGAGCTGAACAAAGGCGATCTGCGTATCGACACCTTCCGGGCCAGTGGCGCCGGTGGTCAGCACGTCAATAAAACCGATTCCGCAATTCGTATCACTCACCTGCCCACGGGTATGGTGGTGGAATGCCAGGATGAGCGCTCGCAGCACAAGAACAGGGCGCGTGCCATGTCCCTGCTTAGCGCGCGCCTTAATGACATGGCACAGCAGGCGGCTGACAAACAGCAATCAGATGCACGGCGCCTGCTGGTTGGCTCCGGTGATCGTTCGGAGCGAATCCGGACCTATAATTTTCCTCAAGGGCGTGTCACCGATCATCGCATCAACCTGACCTTGTACAAACTGGCCGAGGTCGTGGAAGGGCAGCTGGATGTGGTTATCCAGCCACTGGTGCATGAATACCAGGCCGATCTGCTTGCCGAGCTGGCCGCGTGA
- a CDS encoding PA4642 family protein encodes MIEEKKTGKERTQPATRNEEWSDERIQGFLELEPPAGVPADYHILTKAYRGMLPEHFSRFVPFFVAAGHDINVTLSDGTTFLDHVAQHRAATPYMEVLEAAGAKSGKPA; translated from the coding sequence ATGATTGAAGAGAAAAAAACAGGCAAAGAAAGAACCCAGCCCGCCACACGCAACGAAGAGTGGTCGGACGAGCGTATTCAGGGGTTTCTTGAATTGGAACCGCCGGCCGGTGTACCGGCGGACTATCACATTCTGACCAAAGCCTATCGCGGCATGTTACCTGAGCACTTCAGCCGGTTTGTGCCGTTTTTTGTTGCCGCCGGACACGACATCAATGTGACCCTGTCCGATGGCACAACCTTTCTGGATCATGTGGCCCAGCATCGCGCGGCAACACCCTACATGGAAGTGCTGGAAGCGGCTGGCGCCAAATCCGGCAAACCGGCCTGA
- the rhlB gene encoding ATP-dependent RNA helicase RhlB produces MQNTENKESAETTDSVENKEPSANKEPLADKEPSAHKEPSADKAGQMSEAVVQAATINASAAAEDASSAEEGPQPDAAVDAPPVVPDIPFSQFKLEKPLERAIKELGYKFCTPIQAQSLRYTLRGFDVTGKAQTGTGKTAAFLITIINDLLKNPVTEERFIGEPRALILAPTRELVMQIASDAQNLSKGCGLHVVAMVGGEDYKKQLAAVDSRPVDIVVATPGRLIDFLQNDQLYLGLVEILVIDEADRMLDMGFIPQVRTIVSRTPHKDCRQTLLFSATFTPEIIELTSRWAMDPVMIEIAPERVATDTIEQIVYLVTTGDKYKLLYNIIKADGADKVIVFNNRRDQVRKLADSLYRNGVSCGLLSGEVAQNKRVKTLEAFRDGDIQVLVATDVAGRGLHIDDVSHVINYSLPEEAEDYVHRIGRTGRAGAIGTSISFACEEDSFLLPNIEDKLGQKLPCVYPEADLLAEPPAFTRPSHFKDESKPSARGGRSGGGKGGSGKPRPRR; encoded by the coding sequence ATGCAGAACACTGAAAACAAAGAGTCGGCCGAGACCACGGACTCTGTTGAAAATAAAGAGCCCTCAGCAAATAAAGAGCCCTTAGCGGATAAAGAGCCCTCAGCGCATAAAGAGCCATCAGCGGATAAAGCCGGACAGATGAGCGAGGCCGTTGTCCAGGCTGCCACCATCAATGCCAGTGCTGCTGCGGAAGACGCTTCCTCCGCTGAGGAAGGCCCTCAACCCGACGCGGCAGTTGATGCGCCGCCGGTGGTGCCTGATATCCCATTTAGCCAGTTTAAACTGGAGAAACCACTGGAGCGCGCCATCAAGGAGCTGGGGTACAAGTTCTGTACACCCATTCAGGCACAGAGCCTGCGTTATACGCTGCGTGGTTTTGATGTCACCGGCAAAGCACAAACCGGCACCGGCAAAACAGCAGCGTTTCTGATTACCATTATCAATGATCTGCTAAAGAACCCGGTCACGGAAGAGCGCTTTATTGGCGAGCCGCGGGCATTGATTCTGGCGCCTACACGCGAACTGGTGATGCAGATTGCCAGCGATGCCCAGAACCTCAGCAAAGGCTGCGGGCTTCATGTCGTGGCGATGGTGGGAGGCGAGGATTACAAGAAGCAACTGGCGGCGGTGGACTCACGACCGGTTGATATTGTGGTGGCAACACCGGGCCGCCTGATTGATTTCCTGCAGAACGATCAGCTTTATCTTGGGCTCGTCGAGATCCTGGTGATTGATGAGGCTGACCGAATGCTGGACATGGGGTTCATTCCCCAGGTGCGCACCATTGTCAGTCGCACACCGCACAAGGACTGCCGCCAGACACTGTTGTTCAGCGCCACGTTTACGCCAGAAATTATCGAGCTGACCTCGCGCTGGGCTATGGACCCGGTGATGATCGAGATTGCACCGGAACGTGTTGCGACCGACACCATTGAACAGATCGTGTATCTGGTGACCACGGGAGATAAATACAAATTGCTCTATAACATCATCAAGGCTGACGGCGCCGACAAGGTCATTGTCTTTAACAATCGCCGGGACCAGGTGCGCAAATTGGCAGACAGCCTGTATAGAAACGGCGTCAGTTGCGGATTATTGTCCGGTGAAGTAGCGCAGAATAAACGTGTAAAAACGCTGGAGGCATTCCGTGATGGCGATATTCAGGTGCTGGTCGCAACCGATGTTGCCGGTCGCGGCCTGCATATCGATGATGTCAGCCATGTCATCAATTACAGCCTGCCCGAAGAAGCCGAAGACTATGTGCATCGTATTGGTCGCACCGGGCGCGCCGGGGCCATCGGCACCTCAATCAGCTTTGCCTGTGAAGAGGATTCATTTCTGCTGCCCAATATCGAAGACAAACTGGGACAGAAGTTGCCCTGTGTTTACCCAGAAGCAGATCTGCTGGCAGAGCCACCGGCCTTTACCCGGCCATCGCATTTCAAGGATGAATCCAAGCCCTCAGCACGAGGTGGCAGAAGCGGTGGCGGCAAAGGCGGCTCCGGTAAACCCCGCCCTCGGCGCTGA
- the prmC gene encoding peptide chain release factor N(5)-glutamine methyltransferase: MVSIRQALDQAVSALKTSDSAKLDADVLLAFVLHKTRSYLFSHADTDLSEDQHAVFEALVVRRAAGEPVAYLTGQRGFWTLDLKVTPAVLIPRPETELLVELALNLGLEMGQETGQIMNREPGTSRADPALTVADLGTGSGAIALALASERAHWHIYATDRSEQALQVARDNAVQLNLTQVKFSVGDWCEALPADTRFDMIISNPPYIDAGDPHLELGGLPFEPRTALVADSRGLSDLATICQQAGHKLREDGYLLLEHGYQQGAEVRALLATAGFRKVRSECDLAGHERVTLGQFAESGENTYA; the protein is encoded by the coding sequence ATGGTCAGCATTCGTCAGGCTCTGGATCAGGCGGTCTCTGCTCTGAAAACCAGTGACAGCGCAAAGCTTGATGCTGATGTGCTGCTGGCCTTTGTGTTGCATAAAACGCGAAGCTATCTGTTCAGTCATGCCGATACCGATTTAAGCGAGGACCAGCATGCTGTGTTCGAGGCGCTGGTGGTGCGGCGGGCTGCGGGCGAACCGGTCGCCTACCTGACCGGTCAACGCGGCTTCTGGACGCTGGACCTGAAGGTCACGCCTGCGGTGCTGATACCCCGGCCGGAAACGGAGTTGTTGGTGGAGCTGGCATTGAATCTGGGTCTTGAGATGGGGCAGGAGACGGGTCAGATAATGAATCGGGAGCCCGGCACCAGCCGCGCGGACCCCGCTCTGACCGTGGCAGACCTGGGCACCGGTAGTGGCGCCATCGCCCTGGCATTGGCCAGCGAGCGGGCGCACTGGCACATTTACGCGACCGATCGCAGTGAGCAGGCGCTGCAGGTTGCCCGCGACAATGCGGTGCAGCTCAATCTGACTCAGGTCAAATTCAGTGTTGGCGACTGGTGCGAGGCGTTGCCAGCCGACACTCGCTTTGACATGATTATCAGCAATCCGCCCTACATTGACGCGGGTGATCCACATCTTGAGCTCGGCGGTCTGCCATTCGAACCACGCACTGCGCTGGTTGCCGATAGCCGTGGTTTGAGTGATCTGGCGACAATCTGCCAACAGGCCGGACACAAGCTACGTGAGGACGGTTATCTGTTGCTTGAACACGGCTATCAACAGGGCGCCGAGGTGCGTGCATTACTGGCGACAGCAGGTTTCCGGAAAGTGCGCAGCGAGTGCGATCTGGCTGGCCATGAGCGCGTGACGCTGGGGCAATTTGCAGAATCGGGAGAAAACACATATGCGTGA
- a CDS encoding rod shape-determining protein, which yields MFKKIRGMFSNDLSIDLGTANTLIYVRGEGIVLNEPSVVAIRNHNGQKTVTAVGADAKRMLGRTPGNITAIRPMKDGVIADFQVTEKMLQHFISKVHENSFFPPSPRVLVCVPCKSTQVERRAIRESVISAGAREVRLIEEPMAAAIGAGLPVEKPSGSMVVDIGGGTTEIAIISLNGVVYAESVRVGGDRFDEAIITHVRRNYGSLIGDATAERIKKEIGCAYPSEGVLREIDVRGRNLAEGVPRSFTLNSDEILEALQETLSAIVQAVKSALEQSPPELASDIAESGMVLTGGGALLKDLDKLLSEETGLPVIVADDPLTCVARGGGKAMELMDSNEMDALTLE from the coding sequence ATGTTCAAAAAAATAAGGGGAATGTTCTCCAACGATCTGTCAATTGACCTGGGCACGGCGAATACACTGATTTACGTGCGTGGAGAAGGCATTGTCCTGAATGAGCCTTCCGTTGTTGCGATCCGTAACCACAATGGCCAGAAAACGGTGACTGCGGTCGGTGCCGACGCCAAACGCATGCTGGGCCGGACGCCGGGCAACATCACGGCCATCCGACCGATGAAGGACGGCGTGATTGCCGATTTTCAGGTGACCGAGAAGATGTTGCAGCATTTTATCAGCAAAGTGCACGAAAACAGCTTTTTCCCGCCCAGCCCGCGTGTGCTGGTGTGTGTGCCCTGCAAGTCCACCCAGGTTGAGCGCCGCGCCATCCGTGAGTCTGTTATCAGTGCCGGGGCCCGGGAAGTACGTCTGATCGAAGAACCCATGGCGGCCGCCATTGGTGCAGGACTGCCGGTGGAGAAACCCAGTGGTTCAATGGTGGTTGATATCGGTGGCGGGACTACCGAAATTGCCATTATTTCTCTGAATGGCGTGGTTTATGCTGAATCGGTTCGTGTCGGTGGTGATCGTTTTGATGAAGCCATTATTACGCATGTGCGCCGCAACTATGGCAGCCTGATCGGGGATGCCACTGCCGAGCGCATCAAAAAGGAAATTGGTTGTGCCTATCCGTCAGAAGGCGTGCTGCGTGAAATCGACGTGCGCGGCCGTAATCTGGCCGAAGGTGTGCCACGCAGTTTTACGCTGAATAGCGATGAGATCCTCGAAGCGCTGCAGGAAACCCTGTCAGCCATTGTGCAGGCGGTGAAGAGTGCGCTGGAACAGTCTCCGCCGGAACTGGCATCCGATATTGCCGAGAGCGGCATGGTGCTGACCGGTGGCGGAGCGTTGTTGAAAGACCTGGACAAGTTGCTGTCGGAAGAGACGGGCCTGCCCGTGATTGTTGCTGATGACCCGCTGACCTGTGTGGCGCGGGGCGGCGGCAAGGCCATGGAGCTGATGGATTCCAACGAAATGGATGCGCTCACGCTCGAGTGA
- the gatC gene encoding Asp-tRNA(Asn)/Glu-tRNA(Gln) amidotransferase subunit GatC has translation MALDNTDVEKIAHLARLQISESDTLEVAQRISNILNMIDQMQNVDTSQVAPMAHPFDATQRLRPDVVTETNQRDQYQKIAPATQDGLYLVPKVIE, from the coding sequence ATGGCCTTAGACAACACAGACGTGGAAAAAATTGCGCATCTGGCACGACTGCAGATCAGCGAGTCAGACACCCTGGAAGTTGCCCAGCGAATCTCCAACATTCTCAATATGATCGACCAGATGCAAAATGTGGACACATCCCAGGTGGCGCCCATGGCACATCCTTTCGATGCCACCCAGCGGCTGCGCCCGGACGTCGTCACCGAAACCAATCAGCGCGACCAATACCAGAAGATTGCACCGGCCACACAGGACGGTCTGTATCTGGTCCCCAAGGTCATTGAATGA
- the gatB gene encoding Asp-tRNA(Asn)/Glu-tRNA(Gln) amidotransferase subunit GatB, translated as MTWETVIGLEVHVQLATQSKLFSGSSTRFGAAPNTQASLYDLAMPGTLPVMNEEVLRMAVSFGLAVDAEIGQRSVFDRKNYFYPDLPKGYQISQLDLPTVGRGTLKIQLEDGSEKIIAITRAHIEEDAGKSLHEDFQGMSGIDLNRAGTPLLEIVSDPDLRNAKEAVAYLKKLHSIILYLGISDGNMAQGSMRCDANVSIRKKGDTEFGTRTEIKNVNSFRFVEKAINYEVQRQIEILEDGGRIVQETRLYDSDKDETRSMRSKEVANDYRYFPEPDLLPLVIDDAFIEAVRATLPELPGARCQRFVSQYGLSEYDADVLTSSRDMAEYFEAVAGLCGDAKLSANWVTADLLGLLNKQDLSIDQSPISPESLGMLISRIKDNTISGKIAKTVFEALSEGETDVDTIIESRGLKQVTDTGAIEALVDDVIAANPDQVAQYRGGKEAVFGFFVGQAMKLSKGKANPAQLNELLRKKLSA; from the coding sequence ATGACCTGGGAAACCGTTATCGGTCTGGAAGTACATGTACAACTTGCAACACAGAGCAAACTGTTTTCGGGCAGCAGCACACGATTTGGCGCTGCCCCCAACACCCAGGCCAGCCTGTATGATCTCGCCATGCCCGGTACACTGCCGGTAATGAACGAAGAAGTTCTTCGCATGGCGGTCAGCTTTGGCCTGGCGGTGGACGCCGAGATCGGTCAGCGCTCTGTTTTTGACCGAAAGAACTATTTTTACCCTGACCTGCCCAAAGGTTATCAGATTAGCCAGCTTGACCTGCCCACGGTGGGTCGCGGCACGCTCAAGATCCAGCTTGAGGATGGCAGCGAAAAAATCATTGCCATTACCCGCGCGCACATTGAGGAGGACGCCGGCAAGTCCCTGCACGAAGATTTCCAGGGCATGTCCGGTATCGACCTGAACAGGGCCGGTACGCCGTTGCTGGAGATTGTGTCCGACCCCGACCTGCGCAACGCCAAGGAGGCCGTGGCCTATCTGAAGAAGCTGCACTCCATCATTCTTTACCTGGGCATTTCCGATGGCAACATGGCACAGGGTTCCATGCGCTGCGATGCCAACGTGTCGATCCGCAAAAAAGGAGACACGGAATTCGGTACGCGAACCGAAATCAAGAACGTCAACTCGTTCCGGTTTGTGGAAAAGGCCATTAACTACGAAGTACAGCGCCAGATCGAGATTCTGGAAGACGGTGGTCGCATTGTGCAGGAAACCCGCCTGTACGATTCAGACAAGGACGAAACCCGTTCCATGCGCAGCAAGGAAGTTGCCAACGACTACCGTTATTTCCCCGAGCCCGACCTGCTGCCGCTGGTGATCGACGATGCCTTTATTGAGGCCGTGCGGGCCACTCTGCCGGAGCTGCCGGGCGCCCGGTGCCAGCGCTTTGTGTCGCAGTACGGGCTCAGCGAATATGATGCTGACGTGTTGACCAGTAGCCGGGACATGGCTGAATACTTTGAGGCCGTGGCAGGTCTGTGTGGCGACGCCAAGCTGTCAGCCAACTGGGTTACTGCCGACCTGCTGGGCCTGCTCAACAAGCAGGATCTGAGCATCGACCAGTCGCCGATCAGCCCTGAATCACTGGGCATGCTGATCAGCCGCATCAAGGACAACACGATTTCCGGCAAGATTGCCAAAACCGTATTCGAAGCACTGAGTGAAGGCGAAACCGATGTTGACACCATCATCGAATCGCGTGGCCTGAAGCAGGTCACCGATACCGGGGCCATCGAAGCCTTGGTGGATGATGTGATCGCGGCCAATCCGGACCAGGTGGCACAGTATCGCGGCGGCAAGGAAGCAGTGTTCGGTTTTTTTGTTGGTCAGGCCATGAAACTGTCCAAGGGCAAAGCCAATCCGGCTCAACTCAACGAATTATTGCGCAAGAAACTGAGCGCGTGA